A genomic window from Salvia splendens isolate huo1 chromosome 11, SspV2, whole genome shotgun sequence includes:
- the LOC121754571 gene encoding uncharacterized protein LOC121754571, with translation MKIVIGESVSAVIQKKRLPSKRTDPGMFTLPIVIEVVNIEHVICDLGASINVLPFSVYKRLTGVRLVDTKVVIQLADRLCINPEGVLENVILRVHNFFYPADFHVIRMNESEVGEWSQVLLGRPFLRTAKTIIDVSDGIIFLDYHGEKIMFNIDETMKKPLGIENLHSLDVITPLVHE, from the coding sequence ATGAAGATAGTGATTGGGGAAAGTGTATCCGCTGTTATCCAGAAGAAGAGACTTCCTTCAAAAAGAACCGACCCTGGGATGTTCACTCTGCCGATTGTTATTGAGGTTGTGAACATCGAACATGTTATATGtgacctaggggcttccatcaatgtATTGCCCTTTTCGGTGTACAAGAGACTAACTGGTGTCAGATTGGTGGATACGAAGGTAGTCATTCAGCTAGCAGACAGATTATGCATAAACCCAGAGGGAGTTCTAGAAAATGTAATTCTGAGGGTGCACAACTTCTTTTATCCGGCGGATTTCCATGTAATTCGTATGAATGAGTCGGAGGTTGGAGAATGGAGTCAAGTGCTGTTGGGAAGACCATTTCTCAGGACCGCTAAAACTATAATTGATGTCAGCGACGGCATAATTTTCCTTGACTATCATGGAGAAAAAATCATGTTCAACATTGATGAAACCATGAAGAAGCCATTAGGCATTGAGAATCTGCATTCTCTGGATGTCATTACACCTTTAGTTCATGAGTGA